One Deinobacterium chartae genomic window carries:
- a CDS encoding recombinase family protein, which produces MKKNVLVGYARVSTDKQNLDLQIDALGKEGCFRIFKDVMSGSKADRPGFAEALNYLREGDTLVVWKLDRLGRSLKNLIETVHLLQARGIHLLIVKERIDTATPNGKLFLHIFGALAEFERDIIRERTKAGLEAARARNRVGGRPTKLKKNQEEILLRLHDDPANRPRAIWEGLGISRATYYRTLKKNAKKNE; this is translated from the coding sequence ATGAAGAAAAATGTTCTTGTGGGATATGCCCGGGTCTCGACCGACAAGCAAAACCTGGACCTGCAGATTGATGCCCTGGGCAAGGAAGGCTGCTTCAGGATCTTCAAGGATGTGATGTCAGGTTCCAAGGCAGACCGCCCTGGATTTGCCGAAGCCCTCAACTATTTGCGTGAAGGGGACACCCTGGTGGTCTGGAAATTGGACCGCCTTGGGAGGAGCCTGAAAAACCTGATAGAGACTGTGCACTTGCTTCAGGCCAGAGGGATTCATCTGCTGATCGTCAAGGAACGGATTGACACCGCAACCCCGAATGGCAAGCTGTTTCTGCACATTTTTGGTGCTCTGGCAGAGTTCGAACGGGACATCATTCGGGAGCGGACCAAGGCTGGACTGGAAGCGGCCAGAGCCAGAAACCGGGTGGGTGGGCGGCCAACGAAGTTGAAGAAAAATCAGGAAGAGATCTTGCTGAGGTTGCATGATGACCCTGCGAATAGACCCCGGGCGATCTGGGAAGGGCTGGGGATTTCTCGGGCCACCTACTACCGCACCTTGAAGAAAAATGCCAAGAAAAATGAGTGA
- the lspA gene encoding signal peptidase II, whose product MLGVVLDQLLKVWAVSTFQEGEFRAFVGGFLSLGLIYNKGAAWGMLGGLTVVLAVVRICVGLWITFSLLRGKYGDIYFPLSLIAAGALGNALDGFRLGKVVDPLMSHTLSNITQFLYGQDFPIFNLADVFVVSGVILVVLRSFLQPSKAKHPSPLP is encoded by the coding sequence GTGCTGGGTGTGGTGCTGGACCAGCTCCTCAAGGTGTGGGCGGTTTCCACCTTTCAGGAAGGGGAATTCCGGGCATTTGTTGGGGGGTTTTTGAGCCTGGGCCTGATTTACAACAAAGGGGCAGCCTGGGGCATGCTCGGGGGCCTCACAGTGGTGCTGGCTGTTGTGCGAATCTGTGTGGGGTTGTGGATCACTTTCAGCCTGCTGAGGGGAAAATATGGGGACATTTACTTTCCCTTGAGTTTGATTGCTGCGGGTGCGCTGGGGAACGCCCTGGATGGGTTCAGGCTGGGGAAGGTGGTGGATCCCTTGATGTCGCACACCCTCTCAAACATCACCCAGTTTCTGTATGGGCAGGACTTTCCGATTTTCAATCTGGCAGACGTGTTTGTGGTCAGTGGGGTGATCCTGGTGGTCCTGAGGAGCTTCTTGCAACCTTCAAAAGCAAAGCACCCATCCCCTCTCCCCTGA
- a CDS encoding undecaprenyl-diphosphate phosphatase, translated as MNETLSSVMLGVTEGITEFLPVSSTGHLIVTSKLLGVEDSGGTFEIVIQLGAVLAVIWHYRHDLFTQARGVSRPEVKRQWGSILLAFLPAAVLGLLFSSWITQHLFSVPTVATALIVGGILMLVAESLSYRVSTREVGQVRPLQALMVGGMQCLALIPGMSRSATTIIGGMFAGMDRSTATAFSFYLSIPTLGLATLYALVKNLSALQDGQLLSMLIGMVSAFFMALLAVGWLLRYVSKHNFRVFAWYRILFGGLLLSLTLMGVLA; from the coding sequence ATGAACGAAACCCTGTCCAGTGTGATGCTCGGTGTGACCGAAGGCATCACCGAATTTTTGCCGGTGTCCTCCACCGGACATTTGATCGTCACTTCAAAACTCCTGGGGGTCGAGGACTCGGGTGGCACCTTCGAGATCGTCATTCAACTTGGTGCGGTTCTCGCGGTGATCTGGCATTACCGCCATGACCTCTTCACCCAGGCAAGGGGGGTCTCCCGTCCAGAGGTGAAACGGCAATGGGGCTCCATCCTGCTGGCCTTCTTGCCTGCAGCGGTGCTGGGCCTTTTGTTCTCATCCTGGATCACCCAGCATTTGTTCTCGGTGCCCACCGTGGCCACAGCACTCATTGTGGGTGGCATTTTGATGCTGGTGGCAGAAAGCCTCTCGTACCGGGTCAGCACCCGGGAAGTCGGGCAGGTCCGTCCCCTGCAGGCCCTGATGGTGGGGGGAATGCAGTGCCTGGCCCTGATTCCAGGCATGTCCCGGAGCGCCACCACCATCATCGGGGGGATGTTCGCGGGGATGGACCGCAGCACCGCCACAGCGTTTTCGTTTTACCTCTCGATTCCCACCCTGGGGCTGGCCACCCTGTACGCCCTGGTGAAGAACCTCTCTGCCCTGCAAGACGGGCAACTCCTCAGCATGCTGATTGGGATGGTCTCGGCGTTTTTCATGGCCCTCCTGGCGGTGGGGTGGCTGCTCAGGTACGTCTCAAAACACAACTTCCGCGTTTTTGCCTGGTACCGCATCCTGTTTGGAGGGCTTTTGCTGTCCCTGACCCTGATGGGGGTGCTGGCATGA
- a CDS encoding lycopene cyclase domain-containing protein — protein sequence MTYLEFLLIFLLPPLSLLVVWAWTVQHRGLPLGGPYQPDNRRSVWFLLVMPVLAVIYTTPWDNYLVYKGVWTYPDERVIGKILYVPVEEYLFFILQSLLGGLLFLLLLRVLETTPEKHSSKGRKLGMLFYLLLTLAGAVLLQFTSGVYLGLILVWACPVLFLQWWFGGDLLAGKVWTARVLGTLLLTSYLGLCDALAINLQIWSISERYTTGVLLGSLPLEEGVFFLVTSVLLMDGLALFLHPEAESRYLKLKNKFNPRPHKGKA from the coding sequence GTGACCTACCTGGAGTTCCTCCTCATTTTCCTCTTGCCCCCCCTCTCCCTGCTCGTGGTGTGGGCATGGACCGTCCAGCACAGGGGTCTCCCGCTGGGTGGACCCTACCAGCCGGACAACCGGCGCTCGGTGTGGTTTTTGCTGGTGATGCCTGTGCTGGCCGTGATCTACACCACCCCATGGGACAATTACCTGGTCTACAAAGGGGTGTGGACCTACCCAGATGAGCGGGTGATTGGCAAAATCCTCTACGTTCCCGTTGAGGAGTACCTGTTTTTCATCTTGCAAAGCCTGCTGGGGGGACTGCTGTTTTTGCTGTTGCTCAGGGTCCTAGAAACCACCCCGGAGAAACACAGTTCCAAGGGAAGAAAGCTGGGGATGCTGTTTTACCTGTTGCTGACACTTGCCGGAGCGGTGCTTTTGCAGTTCACATCTGGGGTGTACCTGGGGCTGATCCTGGTGTGGGCCTGCCCGGTGCTGTTCTTGCAGTGGTGGTTTGGGGGGGATTTGCTCGCTGGAAAGGTCTGGACTGCCAGAGTGCTCGGCACCCTGCTGCTGACTTCGTATCTCGGTCTGTGCGACGCCCTGGCCATCAATTTGCAGATCTGGTCGATCAGTGAAAGGTACACCACAGGCGTGTTGCTGGGCAGCTTGCCCCTGGAAGAAGGGGTGTTCTTTCTGGTGACCTCGGTGCTGCTGATGGACGGCCTGGCATTGTTCTTGCATCCTGAGGCAGAAAGCCGTTACCTGAAACTCAAAAACAAATTCAATCCCAGACCCCACAAAGGAAAAGCATGA
- a CDS encoding ArsR/SmtB family transcription factor, whose protein sequence is MAEDKRSLEAECEVTVLHPERLENVRRHLPTQQTLDDLSQTLKLLADPTRLLILSALLFEELCVCDLAALTHVNESTMSHQLRLLRLQDLVQFRKVGRIAYYRLSGEKSRQVVMRVTGITPEVPVP, encoded by the coding sequence ATGGCTGAGGACAAACGAAGTCTGGAAGCCGAATGTGAAGTCACTGTCCTGCACCCGGAACGCCTGGAAAACGTGCGCAGGCACCTCCCAACCCAGCAGACCCTGGATGACCTTTCCCAGACCCTCAAACTCCTCGCAGACCCCACCCGGCTGCTGATCCTCAGTGCCCTGCTCTTTGAAGAACTGTGCGTGTGCGACCTGGCGGCCCTCACCCATGTGAACGAATCCACCATGAGCCACCAGCTCAGGCTGCTCAGGCTGCAAGACCTGGTGCAGTTCCGTAAGGTGGGCCGCATCGCCTATTACCGCCTCTCTGGGGAGAAAAGCCGCCAGGTGGTGATGAGGGTGACCGGCATCACCCCGGAAGTCCCTGTTCCGTGA
- a CDS encoding glutaredoxin family protein: MITLYTVPQCSSCEAVKTYLRQQGQEFTEKNVREDPGALEEMQEKTGLRIAPVTVIHDRVLYGTFEDQLPELRRLLEGGHG; the protein is encoded by the coding sequence ATGATCACCCTCTACACAGTGCCCCAGTGCTCCAGTTGTGAAGCCGTCAAAACCTACCTCCGTCAGCAGGGGCAGGAATTCACCGAGAAAAACGTCCGGGAAGACCCTGGGGCCCTGGAGGAGATGCAAGAGAAAACCGGTCTCAGGATTGCCCCGGTCACCGTGATTCATGACAGGGTCTTGTATGGCACTTTCGAGGATCAACTGCCAGAACTTCGCAGGCTGCTGGAGGGTGGACATGGCTGA
- a CDS encoding heavy metal translocating P-type ATPase — translation MTQTRQTYRYFVERMDCADCARTVENALSRLPGVEDTRVNFNTQTLSVTLDTGQTPTSKLEQTLRSLGYPPTLQEEKKTGLPLKYFVERMDCADCARTVEGALGKLPGVTDTRVNFNTQTLSVTLDTTQTSALTLEQTLRSLGYPPTLQEDKEAKKTQSTPRAPQVWHQTAKGKSVLTTGGLLVLAVLLSLVLPQYAQWAYTLATLIGTYPLAIKAFHAARLGEPFTINTLITVAALGSVLIGESAEGALVVFLFTIGELLEGIAAGKARQGIQALAQLAPKTALLIENGTTRETPVEDLQVGQTVQVQPGGRIPADGTILTGEGSIDDSPVTGESVPVSKGPGDTVFAGSINTESVLTVRVDRSASDNTISRIIHLVEEAETSKAPTARFIDRFSRIYTPLVMLVSLLVAVVPPLLMGGQWHEWLYKGVTLLLIGCPCALVLSVPAAVTSGISAGARRGLLIKGGLALENIGSVKTIAFDKTGTLTENKPQVTDVVALEGSEQDVLLIAAAVEQGSSHPLAKAIVGKAATGNLPEAKDHKAIPGKGVTATVQGVSHQISSPKHAAKTADLSAHQQQIETLEEQGKTVVVLLSENTPLALIAIRDEPRGDAKETIAKLKTLGVKAVMLTGDNSRTGRAIAGSLGMEVQADLLPEDKLRIIREMKKHGKVAMIGDGINDAPALAESDVGIAMGGGTDVALETADAALLGHTVRGVSDLLQLSRQTMGNIKQNVVFALGLKLIFLVTTLMGITGLWPAILSDTGATVLVTLNALRLLKFNPQ, via the coding sequence ATGACCCAGACCCGGCAGACCTACCGTTACTTCGTGGAGCGCATGGACTGCGCCGACTGTGCCCGCACCGTCGAAAATGCCCTCAGCAGGCTCCCTGGAGTCGAGGACACCAGAGTCAATTTCAACACCCAGACCCTCAGTGTCACCCTGGACACGGGACAAACCCCCACCAGCAAACTCGAACAGACCCTCAGGAGCCTCGGTTACCCCCCCACCCTGCAAGAGGAAAAGAAGACAGGTCTCCCCCTCAAGTACTTTGTGGAACGCATGGACTGCGCCGACTGTGCCCGAACGGTGGAAGGGGCGCTGGGCAAACTGCCTGGGGTGACCGACACCCGGGTCAATTTCAACACCCAGACGCTCAGTGTCACCCTGGACACCACACAAACTTCTGCCCTCACCCTGGAACAGACCCTCAGGAGCCTGGGTTATCCTCCCACCTTGCAAGAGGACAAAGAAGCCAAAAAAACCCAGAGCACCCCCAGGGCACCCCAGGTCTGGCACCAGACTGCCAAAGGCAAGAGCGTCCTCACCACCGGCGGTCTGCTCGTCCTGGCGGTGCTGCTCAGTCTGGTCCTTCCCCAGTACGCCCAGTGGGCCTACACCCTCGCGACACTCATCGGCACCTACCCCCTGGCCATCAAAGCCTTCCATGCCGCACGCCTCGGGGAGCCCTTCACCATCAACACCCTCATCACCGTCGCCGCCCTCGGATCGGTCCTCATTGGTGAAAGCGCCGAGGGGGCCCTGGTGGTGTTCCTCTTCACCATCGGTGAACTCCTCGAAGGCATCGCCGCTGGAAAAGCCCGGCAGGGCATCCAGGCCCTCGCCCAACTCGCCCCCAAAACTGCCCTCCTGATCGAAAACGGCACCACCCGGGAGACGCCCGTGGAGGATTTGCAGGTGGGCCAGACGGTGCAGGTGCAGCCGGGAGGCCGCATCCCCGCAGACGGCACCATCCTCACCGGGGAAGGCAGCATCGACGATTCTCCCGTCACCGGGGAAAGTGTCCCGGTCAGCAAAGGCCCAGGGGACACCGTGTTCGCTGGAAGCATCAACACCGAATCGGTGCTCACCGTGCGGGTGGACCGCTCGGCCAGTGACAACACCATTTCCCGCATCATCCACCTGGTGGAAGAAGCCGAAACCAGCAAAGCCCCCACCGCCCGCTTCATTGACCGTTTCAGCCGCATTTACACCCCCCTGGTGATGCTGGTCAGCCTGCTGGTGGCCGTGGTCCCTCCCTTGCTGATGGGTGGCCAGTGGCATGAGTGGCTGTACAAAGGGGTCACCTTGCTGCTGATTGGCTGTCCCTGCGCCCTGGTGCTCTCGGTGCCAGCCGCTGTCACTTCCGGCATCAGTGCTGGAGCCAGACGGGGCCTGCTGATCAAAGGGGGACTGGCCCTGGAGAACATCGGTTCGGTCAAAACCATTGCCTTTGACAAGACCGGCACCCTCACCGAAAACAAACCCCAGGTCACAGACGTGGTGGCCCTGGAAGGCAGCGAACAGGATGTCCTCCTCATTGCCGCTGCTGTGGAGCAGGGCTCCAGCCACCCCCTTGCCAAAGCCATCGTGGGGAAAGCCGCAACTGGAAACCTGCCTGAGGCCAAGGACCACAAAGCCATTCCTGGCAAAGGGGTGACGGCCACCGTGCAGGGGGTCTCCCATCAGATCAGCAGCCCCAAACACGCTGCAAAGACCGCGGACCTCTCTGCCCATCAGCAGCAGATTGAAACCCTGGAAGAACAGGGCAAAACCGTGGTGGTCTTGCTCAGTGAAAACACCCCTCTGGCCCTGATTGCGATTCGGGATGAACCCAGGGGGGACGCAAAAGAAACCATTGCGAAGCTGAAAACCCTGGGAGTGAAGGCAGTGATGCTGACCGGAGACAACAGCAGAACCGGCAGGGCCATCGCAGGCTCGCTGGGGATGGAGGTGCAGGCAGACCTCCTCCCCGAAGACAAACTCCGGATCATCCGTGAAATGAAAAAGCACGGCAAAGTGGCCATGATTGGAGACGGGATCAACGACGCACCCGCACTTGCAGAATCCGATGTCGGAATTGCCATGGGCGGAGGAACGGATGTGGCCCTGGAAACTGCGGACGCAGCCTTGCTTGGACACACCGTGCGGGGGGTCAGTGACCTGTTGCAACTCTCCAGGCAAACCATGGGGAACATCAAACAAAACGTGGTGTTTGCCCTGGGCCTCAAACTCATCTTCCTGGTCACCACCCTCATGGGCATCACTGGACTGTGGCCCGCCATCCTCAGCGACACCGGGGCCACCGTGCTGGTCACCCTCAACGCCCTCAGGCTGCTGAAATTCAACCCCCAGTGA
- a CDS encoding 4Fe-4S dicluster domain-containing protein, whose translation MTHVIAQPCIDTRDQACTEVCPVECIYDAGDQFLIHPDECIDCGACLTACPVNAIYLETELPRGWKGFAEKARLHFGS comes from the coding sequence ATGACCCATGTGATTGCCCAGCCGTGCATCGACACCCGAGACCAGGCCTGCACCGAGGTGTGCCCGGTGGAGTGCATTTATGACGCCGGAGACCAGTTTCTGATTCACCCGGATGAGTGCATTGATTGCGGGGCGTGCCTGACGGCCTGCCCGGTGAACGCGATTTACCTGGAAACCGAGTTGCCCAGAGGGTGGAAGGGTTTTGCGGAAAAAGCCCGGTTGCATTTTGGCTCTTAA
- a CDS encoding YibE/F family protein, whose protein sequence is MLLSTALAQSPDIPEHSSSIGSYLQGTVERLRGETATVTLEGGEIIDAQVLTSNLKVGQEVVIWKVGQRYILEDTVRYPHLTQLFVLFLLVTVLFGRGKGMRAIIGTLLSLLVLFTFIIPQLTHGANILITTLGGIFGILVLTLYFVHGINPKTHAALIGTTLSLLLGLLLTVHYSQAMGISGNLEEANYVSSTFFNFSALGGYITAVLLGTLGALNDVTVTQASVVQSLTLHQPPLAPRDLYRRAMDVGLDHMGSLVNVLVLAYAASALPLMLLWSRDPSPLWQKLNMEGFASEILHILIGSICVLVAVPLTTWVAVWLFHPRKKTP, encoded by the coding sequence ATGCTGCTGTCCACAGCCCTGGCCCAGAGTCCAGACATCCCTGAGCACTCCAGCAGCATTGGCAGTTACCTGCAAGGCACCGTCGAACGCCTGCGGGGAGAAACAGCCACTGTAACCCTGGAAGGTGGTGAAATCATCGATGCTCAGGTGCTCACCAGCAACCTCAAGGTGGGACAGGAGGTGGTGATTTGGAAAGTCGGTCAGCGTTACATTCTTGAGGACACCGTGCGTTATCCCCACCTCACCCAACTGTTTGTGCTGTTTTTGCTGGTCACTGTGCTGTTCGGGCGAGGCAAGGGAATGCGGGCCATCATCGGTACCCTGCTCAGCTTGCTGGTGCTGTTCACTTTCATCATTCCACAACTCACCCACGGGGCGAACATCCTCATCACCACCCTTGGAGGCATCTTCGGGATCCTGGTGCTGACCCTGTACTTCGTGCATGGCATCAATCCCAAAACCCATGCTGCCCTGATTGGCACCACCCTTTCTCTCTTGCTTGGCCTGCTGTTGACGGTGCATTACAGCCAGGCAATGGGCATCAGTGGGAACCTGGAAGAAGCCAATTACGTGAGCAGCACCTTTTTCAACTTCAGTGCGCTGGGCGGATACATCACTGCCGTGCTGCTCGGCACCCTGGGGGCCCTCAACGACGTGACCGTCACCCAGGCATCGGTGGTGCAATCCCTCACCCTCCACCAGCCTCCCCTTGCCCCTCGAGACCTGTACCGCCGGGCCATGGATGTTGGACTGGACCACATGGGCAGCCTGGTGAATGTGCTGGTGCTGGCTTACGCAGCCAGCGCTTTGCCCTTGATGCTGTTGTGGTCGCGGGACCCCAGCCCGTTGTGGCAGAAACTCAACATGGAAGGTTTCGCCTCGGAAATCTTGCACATCCTCATCGGCTCCATTTGCGTGCTGGTGGCTGTGCCCCTCACCACATGGGTGGCGGTGTGGTTGTTTCACCCCCGCAAAAAGACCCCATGA